A part of Bacillus thuringiensis genomic DNA contains:
- a CDS encoding acyltransferase, translating into MRRTTRYPVSGENSLWNVYKTVSFWKVMKNFIIIQIARYTPFLSVKNWLYRTFLRMKVGKKTSFALMVMPDIMFPEKITVGGNSIIGYNTTLLAHEYLIREYRLGEIIIGNEVMIGANTTILPGVKIGDGAIVSAGTLVHRDVPSGAFVGGNPMRVIYTKEEMDAREG; encoded by the coding sequence GTGCGACGGACAACGCGCTATCCTGTTTCGGGAGAAAATTCATTATGGAATGTGTATAAAACAGTGTCTTTTTGGAAGGTAATGAAAAACTTTATTATTATCCAAATTGCGCGTTATACGCCATTTTTATCCGTCAAGAATTGGTTGTACCGCACATTTTTACGGATGAAAGTCGGAAAGAAAACATCATTTGCGCTTATGGTAATGCCGGACATTATGTTCCCAGAAAAGATAACTGTGGGAGGAAATTCGATTATCGGCTATAATACAACGCTTTTAGCACATGAATATTTAATTCGGGAATATCGACTTGGAGAGATCATCATAGGAAATGAAGTGATGATTGGAGCAAATACGACTATATTACCAGGTGTGAAAATCGGGGATGGCGCGATTGTTTCAGCAGGCACACTTGTTCATAGAGATGTCCCAAGTGGTGCTTTCGTGGGTGGAAATCCAATGCGTGTTATTTATACGAAAGAAGAAATGGATGCTAGAGAAGGCTGA
- the ppaX gene encoding pyrophosphatase PpaX: MRINTVLFDLDGTLINTNELIISSFLHTLHTYYPNQYKREDVLPFIGPSLHDTFSKIDENKVEEMITCYRQFNHDHHDELVEEYETVYETVQELKKQGYKVGIVTTKARQTVEMGLRLSKLDEFFDVVVTIDDVEHVKPHPEPLQKALELLDAKPEEAVMVGDNHHDIVGGQNAGTKTVAVSWTLKGRAYLEAYNPDFMLDKMSDLLPILSDMNRS; encoded by the coding sequence ATGAGAATAAATACAGTGTTATTTGATTTAGATGGGACTTTAATTAATACAAACGAACTTATTATTTCTTCTTTTTTACATACGTTACATACATATTATCCAAATCAATATAAGCGTGAAGATGTATTGCCATTTATCGGCCCTTCTTTACATGATACTTTCAGCAAGATTGATGAAAACAAGGTTGAAGAGATGATTACATGTTATCGTCAATTTAACCATGATCATCACGATGAATTAGTGGAAGAATATGAAACTGTATATGAAACAGTTCAAGAGTTGAAGAAGCAAGGCTATAAAGTTGGTATTGTTACAACGAAAGCGAGACAAACAGTTGAGATGGGATTAAGGTTATCAAAGCTTGATGAATTTTTTGATGTTGTCGTGACAATTGATGATGTAGAGCATGTGAAACCACATCCAGAGCCACTTCAAAAAGCACTTGAGCTATTAGATGCGAAGCCGGAAGAAGCAGTGATGGTCGGGGATAACCATCATGATATTGTTGGCGGACAAAATGCTGGTACGAAAACAGTTGCTGTCTCATGGACGTTGAAAGGTAGAGCGTATTTAGAGGCTTACAATCCGGACTTTATGCTAGATAAAATGAGTGATTTGCTACCGATTTTGTCTGATATGAACCGTTCATAA
- the lgt gene encoding prolipoprotein diacylglyceryl transferase — MLLGSVPQLDRVAIQLGPFPVYWYGIIIGTGVLLGLWLATREGERLGIPKDTFVDLVLIAVPIAILFARMYYVIFEWEYYAQNPSQIINIRQGGLAIHGGLIGAVITGILFAKRRGVSFWKLADIAAPSILLGQAIGRWGNFMNQEAHGDEVTRQFLEGLHLPDFIINQMYIDGVYYHPTFLYESLWNFAGVILLLALRKVNLRRGELFFTYLIWYSVGRFFVEGLRTDSLMLGPLRIAQVMSIGLVVISIIFIIVRRKMGQADKRYSEN; from the coding sequence ATGCTGTTAGGTTCTGTACCACAGCTTGACCGTGTAGCGATCCAACTTGGACCGTTTCCTGTTTATTGGTACGGGATTATTATCGGTACAGGTGTGCTATTAGGTCTTTGGCTAGCAACTCGCGAGGGGGAAAGGCTAGGTATTCCAAAAGATACATTTGTTGACCTTGTATTAATTGCAGTACCGATTGCTATTCTATTTGCGAGAATGTACTATGTTATTTTTGAATGGGAATATTACGCGCAAAATCCGAGTCAAATTATTAATATTCGTCAAGGTGGCTTGGCGATTCATGGTGGTTTAATCGGGGCTGTTATTACAGGGATTCTTTTTGCGAAACGCCGCGGGGTTTCATTCTGGAAGTTGGCTGATATTGCTGCGCCAAGTATTTTACTAGGACAAGCAATTGGCCGATGGGGAAACTTTATGAACCAAGAGGCACATGGTGATGAAGTAACGAGACAGTTTTTAGAAGGCCTTCATTTACCAGATTTCATTATTAATCAAATGTACATTGATGGTGTATACTATCATCCGACGTTTTTATATGAATCATTATGGAATTTTGCAGGTGTCATTTTATTACTTGCATTACGAAAAGTGAATTTACGACGCGGGGAATTATTCTTCACATATTTAATTTGGTATTCAGTAGGGCGCTTCTTCGTAGAAGGCTTACGTACAGATAGTTTAATGCTAGGACCACTTCGTATCGCACAAGTAATGTCAATTGGACTTGTTGTTATTTCTATTATTTTCATTATTGTGAGACGAAAAATGGGGCAAGCTGATAAAAGATATTCGGAAAATTAG
- the hprK gene encoding HPr(Ser) kinase/phosphatase produces MPKVRTKDLIEQFQLELISGEEGIHRPIDTSDLSRPGIEMAGFFTYYPADRVQLLGKTELTFFDTLTTEQKQERMKALCTEETPCIIITRNQDVPDELLQASRESGMPLLRSSQTTTRLSSRLTNYLEGKLAPTTAVHGVLVDIYGVGVLITGQSGVGKSETALELVKRGHRLVADDSVEIRQEDEDTLVGSSPDLIEHLLEIRGLGIINVMTLFGAGAVRNYKRITLVINLEIWDQKKNYDRLGLDEEKMKIIDTELTKITLPVRPGRNLAVIIEVAAMNFRLKRMGVNAAQQFSERLMSAIELGNQE; encoded by the coding sequence ATGCCGAAAGTAAGGACAAAAGATTTAATTGAACAATTTCAATTGGAGTTAATAAGTGGTGAAGAAGGAATTCATCGTCCGATTGATACAAGTGATTTATCACGACCTGGAATTGAAATGGCCGGATTTTTTACATATTATCCAGCTGATCGCGTACAGCTTCTTGGAAAGACGGAGCTTACGTTCTTTGATACGTTAACAACAGAGCAAAAACAAGAGAGAATGAAAGCGCTTTGTACCGAGGAGACACCATGTATTATTATAACTCGTAATCAAGATGTACCAGACGAGTTATTACAAGCATCACGTGAATCAGGCATGCCTTTATTACGTTCTTCTCAAACGACAACGAGATTATCAAGTCGTTTAACCAATTATTTAGAAGGTAAGTTAGCACCAACAACTGCTGTTCATGGTGTATTAGTAGATATTTACGGTGTTGGTGTTTTAATTACAGGTCAAAGTGGTGTTGGTAAAAGTGAGACAGCTCTTGAACTTGTGAAGCGTGGCCACCGCCTTGTTGCGGATGATAGTGTAGAAATTCGCCAAGAAGATGAAGATACATTAGTAGGAAGCTCACCAGATTTAATTGAGCATTTATTAGAAATTCGTGGTCTAGGTATCATTAACGTTATGACGTTATTCGGTGCAGGGGCAGTGCGAAATTATAAGCGTATTACGCTTGTTATTAATCTTGAAATTTGGGATCAAAAGAAAAATTATGATCGCTTAGGTCTTGATGAAGAGAAGATGAAGATTATTGATACAGAACTTACGAAGATTACACTTCCAGTTCGTCCTGGTCGAAACTTGGCTGTTATTATTGAAGTAGCAGCGATGAACTTCCGTTTAAAACGTATGGGAGTCAATGCAGCACAGCAGTTCTCTGAACGATTAATGAGTGCGATTGAGTTAGGAAATCAGGAGTAA
- a CDS encoding phage holin family protein yields MRWIVSLLVNSVVLIAVSGLLKGIAPDAFYVANIQTAIIASIILAVLNVFVKPFLILITLPITVVTFGFFLIVINAITLKIADSLLGDAFNISGFGVAIVAAICISIFNMIIEKAIVEPLYEKKRK; encoded by the coding sequence ATGAGATGGATTGTATCACTTCTTGTAAATAGCGTTGTGTTAATCGCTGTATCGGGACTTTTAAAAGGGATTGCACCAGACGCGTTTTACGTAGCAAATATACAAACTGCAATTATTGCGAGTATTATCTTGGCTGTTTTAAATGTGTTCGTAAAACCGTTTTTAATTTTAATTACGCTACCAATTACGGTTGTAACTTTCGGGTTCTTCTTAATTGTTATTAATGCGATTACGCTAAAAATAGCAGATTCATTATTAGGAGATGCATTTAATATATCAGGGTTTGGTGTAGCAATTGTTGCGGCAATTTGTATTTCAATTTTTAATATGATTATTGAAAAGGCAATTGTGGAACCTTTATATGAAAAAAAGAGAAAATGA
- a CDS encoding DUF4275 family protein, whose amino-acid sequence MEFIDVLRKKNMKVREFQNWGVYFRKRWEDHFANHLSYEEKEDIFLYGDKYACGYLWHVFSYEKKNCLEGKAAENAFHNEVKKNCYIFYQHCEEVLLITDASLLRMEDILREIDDAYKGDIYLVDKDFTWTFVKTHEHGWYGPYFAGRC is encoded by the coding sequence ATGGAGTTTATAGATGTTTTAAGAAAGAAAAATATGAAAGTAAGAGAGTTTCAAAATTGGGGTGTATACTTTCGCAAGCGCTGGGAGGATCACTTTGCAAACCATTTAAGTTATGAGGAAAAAGAAGACATTTTCCTTTATGGAGATAAGTATGCATGTGGGTATCTTTGGCACGTATTTAGTTATGAGAAAAAGAATTGTTTAGAGGGTAAAGCAGCGGAGAATGCGTTTCATAATGAAGTGAAAAAGAATTGTTATATATTCTATCAACATTGTGAGGAAGTACTGCTAATAACGGATGCGAGTTTATTACGTATGGAGGATATATTGCGTGAAATAGATGATGCATATAAAGGCGATATCTATCTTGTAGACAAAGATTTCACTTGGACCTTTGTGAAAACGCATGAACATGGATGGTATGGCCCTTATTTTGCGGGGAGATGTTAG